One Cellulomonas soli DNA window includes the following coding sequences:
- a CDS encoding beta-L-arabinofuranosidase domain-containing protein, whose amino-acid sequence MQQFPLSAVRLLAGPFLDAQRTDLAYLLALEPDRLLAPYRREAGLPAVAESYPNWESQGLDGHTAGHALSAAALMWAATGDERALTFATAMVEGLRTCQDALGTGYVGGVPHGVELWARIGAGQVSGDSFGLNGAWVPWYNLHKTFAGLIDAARCCPAPLAATALESVVRLADWWLATSAPLDDVAFEAMLRTEFGGMCEAFADLAALTGREEHLVMARRFADRAVLDPLLDGRDELTGMHANTQIAKVVGYQRVAELAGDRAWASAARTFWDAVVEHRSLSFGGDSVSEHFHPRDDFSGAVTHREGPESCNTSNMLELTRHLFLADPRPELIDYYERATVNHVLSAQHPDGGFVYFTSARPGHYRVYSQVEQGFWCCVGTGLENYARLGELALTHDGGDLHVQLPVPVRVAWAQRDAVVELTSDYPDVSGPAGVTLTVRLATPQTFTVHVRRPGWLAPDADLDLRVGGVPVTDAAVGAHAVGAHAVAVTRTWSDGDQLTYRLSARAFVDRLPDGSDWAALRFGPVVLATRGGADGLDGLHADDSRMGHIASGPLHPLADAPVLAADSNEDLAAALTPVAGEPMRFTLDGVADRPVTLEPFHALHDARYTLYFPTSAADPSAVARRRVALHAADDAALVLATRTVDHVGCGQQQPEVEHDLVGDDSWTGTADGVHWRTAHGSFSYELRDPQATAAVLRVTYRVGTGTVAAARVDVDGVLLAHLDVLAEPGADGGPAARTVDVPLGAAMPGGWRPGPHRVTVTAVAGGCTPDVVSVSLLTA is encoded by the coding sequence ATGCAGCAGTTCCCGCTCTCCGCCGTCCGGCTGCTCGCCGGTCCGTTCCTCGACGCCCAGCGCACCGACCTGGCCTACCTGCTGGCGCTCGAGCCGGACCGGTTGCTGGCGCCGTACCGGCGCGAGGCAGGGCTGCCCGCCGTCGCGGAGTCGTACCCGAACTGGGAGTCCCAGGGGCTCGACGGGCACACGGCCGGGCACGCGCTGTCGGCCGCCGCGCTGATGTGGGCGGCGACCGGCGACGAGCGTGCGCTGACGTTCGCGACCGCGATGGTCGAGGGCCTGCGCACCTGCCAGGACGCGCTCGGCACCGGGTACGTCGGCGGTGTCCCGCACGGCGTCGAGCTGTGGGCGCGCATCGGTGCGGGCCAGGTCAGCGGCGACTCGTTCGGGCTCAACGGCGCGTGGGTGCCCTGGTACAACCTGCACAAGACGTTCGCCGGGCTGATCGACGCCGCCCGGTGCTGCCCGGCCCCGCTGGCCGCGACCGCGCTCGAGTCGGTCGTCCGGCTCGCCGACTGGTGGCTGGCCACGTCCGCGCCGCTCGACGACGTCGCGTTCGAGGCGATGCTGCGCACCGAGTTCGGCGGCATGTGCGAGGCGTTCGCCGACCTTGCCGCGCTGACCGGCCGCGAGGAGCACCTGGTGATGGCCCGCCGGTTCGCCGACCGGGCCGTGCTCGACCCGCTACTCGACGGGCGCGACGAGCTCACAGGTATGCACGCCAACACGCAGATCGCGAAGGTGGTCGGCTACCAGCGGGTCGCCGAGCTCGCGGGCGACCGGGCGTGGGCCTCGGCCGCGCGCACGTTCTGGGACGCGGTCGTCGAGCACCGGAGCCTGTCGTTCGGCGGGGACTCGGTGTCCGAGCACTTCCATCCGCGCGACGACTTCTCGGGGGCGGTGACCCACCGTGAGGGGCCCGAGAGCTGCAACACCTCGAACATGCTCGAGCTGACGCGGCACCTGTTCCTGGCCGACCCGCGCCCCGAGCTGATCGACTACTACGAGCGCGCGACGGTCAACCACGTGCTGTCCGCGCAGCACCCCGACGGCGGCTTCGTCTACTTCACCTCCGCGCGCCCGGGCCACTACCGGGTGTACTCGCAGGTCGAGCAGGGGTTCTGGTGCTGCGTGGGCACCGGCCTGGAGAACTACGCCCGGCTCGGCGAGCTGGCCCTCACGCACGACGGCGGCGACCTGCACGTGCAGCTGCCCGTGCCGGTCAGGGTCGCGTGGGCGCAGCGGGACGCGGTCGTCGAGCTGACCTCGGACTACCCGGACGTGTCCGGTCCCGCGGGCGTCACCCTGACGGTGCGCCTGGCGACGCCGCAGACGTTCACCGTGCACGTGCGTCGACCGGGCTGGCTCGCACCCGACGCCGACCTGGACCTGCGGGTGGGCGGCGTGCCGGTGACCGACGCCGCGGTCGGGGCGCACGCGGTCGGGGCGCACGCGGTCGCGGTGACGCGCACCTGGTCGGACGGTGACCAGCTCACCTACCGGCTGTCGGCGCGGGCGTTCGTCGACCGATTGCCCGACGGCTCGGACTGGGCGGCCCTGCGGTTCGGCCCGGTGGTGCTCGCGACGCGTGGTGGGGCGGACGGCCTCGACGGCCTGCACGCCGACGACTCGCGTATGGGGCACATCGCCTCCGGGCCGCTGCACCCGCTCGCGGACGCACCCGTGCTGGCCGCGGACAGCAACGAGGACCTGGCCGCCGCACTGACCCCGGTAGCGGGCGAGCCGATGCGGTTCACGCTCGACGGCGTGGCCGACCGGCCCGTGACGCTCGAGCCGTTCCACGCGCTGCACGACGCGCGCTACACGCTCTACTTCCCGACGTCCGCCGCCGACCCGTCCGCGGTGGCCCGTCGCCGTGTCGCGCTGCACGCCGCGGACGACGCGGCCCTGGTGCTCGCTACGCGCACGGTCGACCATGTCGGTTGCGGCCAGCAGCAGCCCGAGGTCGAGCACGACCTGGTCGGCGACGACTCCTGGACCGGCACGGCGGACGGCGTGCACTGGCGCACCGCGCACGGTTCGTTCTCGTACGAGCTGCGTGACCCGCAGGCGACGGCGGCGGTGCTGCGGGTCACCTACCGGGTGGGCACGGGCACGGTCGCGGCCGCCCGGGTCGACGTCGACGGCGTCCTTCTGGCGCACCTCGACGTGCTGGCCGAGCCGGGGGCCGACGGCGGTCCGGCTGCGCGGACGGTCGACGTGCCGCTCGGTGCCGCGATGCCCGGCGGGTGGCGGCCCGGGCCGCACCGGGTCACGGTGACCGCGGTCGCGGGCGGGTGCACGCCCGACGTGGTCTCGGTCAGCCTGCTCACCGCCTGA
- a CDS encoding ATP-dependent Clp protease ATP-binding subunit — MFERFTDRARRVVVLAQEEARMLNHNYIGTEHILLGLIHEGEGVAAKALESLGISLDAVRAQVQEIIGEGQQAPSGHIPFTPRAKKVLELSLREALQLGHNYIGTEHILLGLIREGEGVAAQVLNKLGADLNRVRQQVIQLLSGYQGKEPVAAGGPAEGQPSGSAVLDQFGRNLTQAARDGKLDPVIGREKEIERVMQVLSRRTKNNPVLIGEPGVGKTAVVEGLAQDIVRGDVPETLKDKQLYTLDLGALVAGSRYRGDFEERLKKVLKEIRTRGDIILFIDEIHTLVGAGAAEGAIDAASILKPMLARGELQTIGATTLDEYRKYVEKDPALERRFQPIQVAEPNLQHAIEILKGLRDRYEAHHRVSITDAALVAAATLADRYVNDRYLPDKAIDLVDEAGARLRIRRMTAPPELRELDEQIAETRRDKESAIDEQDFEKAARLRDAEKQLGLKRQEKEKAWKSGDLDAVAEVDEELIAEVLANATGIPVFKLTEEESSRLLHMEENLHKRVVGQNAAIKALSQAIRRTRAGLKDPKRPGGSFIFAGPTGVGKTELAKALAEFLFGDEDALIQLDMSEFSEKHTVSRLFGSPPGYVGYDEGGQLTEKVRRRPFSVVLFDEVEKAHADIFNSLLQILEDGRLTDSQGRVVDFKNTVIIMTTNLGTRDIAKGVMTGFQAGGDLSTSYERMKSKVNDELKQHFRPEFLNRVDDVVVFPQLSQPEIFQIVDLMIAKLDKRLRDKDMGIEVTEAAKKLLSEKGYDPVLGARPLRRAIQRDIEDALSEKILFGELKAGQTVIVDAVGEGLLGEFVFRGVPRGERPAEPVVVGATVGTSGSGTDLPSAPPAASRGDGGTGLAPA, encoded by the coding sequence ATGTTCGAGAGATTCACGGACCGAGCCCGTCGCGTGGTCGTCCTCGCCCAGGAAGAGGCGCGGATGCTCAACCACAACTACATCGGCACCGAGCACATCCTCCTGGGTCTGATCCACGAGGGTGAGGGTGTCGCGGCCAAGGCGCTCGAGTCCCTCGGCATCTCGCTGGACGCCGTGCGCGCCCAGGTGCAGGAGATCATCGGCGAGGGCCAGCAGGCGCCGAGCGGGCACATCCCGTTCACGCCGCGCGCCAAGAAGGTCCTCGAGCTGTCCCTGCGCGAGGCGCTGCAGCTCGGCCACAACTACATCGGCACCGAGCACATCCTGCTCGGTCTCATCCGTGAGGGTGAGGGCGTCGCCGCCCAGGTGCTGAACAAGCTCGGCGCCGACCTGAACCGCGTCCGCCAGCAGGTCATCCAGCTGCTCTCGGGCTACCAGGGCAAGGAGCCCGTCGCCGCCGGCGGTCCGGCCGAGGGTCAGCCCTCCGGCTCCGCCGTGCTCGACCAGTTCGGGCGCAACCTCACGCAGGCTGCGCGCGACGGCAAGCTCGACCCGGTCATCGGGCGCGAGAAGGAGATCGAGCGGGTCATGCAGGTGCTGTCCCGCCGCACCAAGAACAACCCGGTCCTCATCGGCGAGCCCGGCGTCGGCAAGACCGCCGTCGTCGAGGGCCTCGCGCAGGACATCGTGCGCGGCGACGTGCCCGAGACGCTCAAGGACAAGCAGCTCTACACGCTCGACCTCGGCGCGCTCGTGGCCGGCTCCCGCTACCGCGGTGACTTCGAGGAGCGCCTGAAGAAGGTCCTCAAGGAGATCCGCACGCGCGGCGACATCATCCTGTTCATCGACGAGATCCACACGCTCGTCGGAGCCGGTGCCGCCGAGGGCGCGATCGACGCCGCCAGCATCCTCAAGCCGATGCTGGCCCGCGGCGAGCTGCAGACCATCGGTGCCACGACGCTCGACGAGTACCGCAAGTACGTCGAGAAGGACCCGGCCCTCGAGCGTCGCTTCCAGCCGATCCAGGTCGCCGAGCCGAACCTGCAGCACGCGATCGAGATCCTCAAGGGCCTGCGCGACCGCTACGAGGCGCACCACCGCGTGTCCATCACGGACGCCGCGCTCGTGGCCGCCGCGACGCTGGCCGACCGGTACGTCAACGACCGCTACCTGCCGGACAAGGCGATCGACCTGGTCGACGAGGCCGGTGCCCGCCTGCGCATCCGTCGCATGACGGCCCCGCCGGAGCTGCGCGAGCTCGACGAGCAGATCGCCGAGACGCGTCGCGACAAGGAGTCGGCGATCGACGAGCAGGACTTCGAGAAGGCCGCCCGCCTGCGCGACGCCGAGAAGCAGCTCGGCCTCAAGCGCCAGGAGAAGGAGAAGGCCTGGAAGTCCGGCGACCTCGACGCGGTCGCGGAGGTCGACGAGGAGCTCATCGCCGAGGTGCTGGCGAACGCCACGGGCATCCCGGTGTTCAAGCTCACCGAGGAGGAGTCCAGCCGGCTGCTCCACATGGAGGAGAACCTGCACAAGCGGGTCGTCGGCCAGAACGCGGCGATCAAGGCGCTCTCGCAGGCCATCCGGCGCACGCGTGCCGGCCTGAAGGACCCGAAGCGTCCCGGCGGCTCGTTCATCTTCGCCGGCCCCACGGGCGTCGGGAAGACCGAGCTGGCCAAGGCGCTCGCCGAGTTCCTCTTCGGGGACGAGGACGCGCTGATCCAGCTCGACATGTCGGAGTTCTCCGAGAAGCACACCGTCTCGCGGCTCTTCGGCTCGCCCCCCGGCTACGTCGGCTACGACGAGGGCGGTCAGCTCACCGAGAAGGTGCGCCGTCGTCCGTTCTCCGTCGTCCTGTTCGACGAGGTCGAGAAGGCGCACGCGGACATCTTCAACTCGCTGCTGCAGATCCTCGAGGACGGTCGCCTGACCGACTCGCAGGGCCGCGTGGTCGACTTCAAGAACACCGTCATCATCATGACCACGAACCTCGGCACGCGGGACATCGCCAAGGGCGTCATGACCGGCTTCCAGGCCGGCGGCGACCTGTCGACGTCGTACGAGCGCATGAAGTCCAAGGTCAACGACGAGCTCAAGCAGCACTTCCGGCCTGAGTTCCTCAACCGCGTCGACGACGTGGTCGTGTTCCCGCAGCTGTCGCAGCCGGAGATCTTCCAGATCGTCGACCTGATGATCGCCAAGCTCGACAAGCGCCTGCGCGACAAGGACATGGGCATCGAGGTCACCGAGGCGGCCAAGAAGCTGCTCTCGGAGAAGGGCTACGACCCGGTCCTGGGCGCCCGGCCGCTGCGCCGCGCGATCCAGCGGGACATCGAGGACGCGCTGTCCGAGAAGATCCTGTTCGGTGAGCTCAAGGCCGGTCAGACGGTCATCGTCGACGCCGTCGGCGAGGGCCTGCTGGGTGAGTTCGTGTTCCGCGGCGTGCCGCGGGGCGAGCGCCCGGCCGAGCCCGTCGTCGTCGGTGCGACCGTCGGCACCTCGGGCTCGGGTACGGACCTGCCTTCTGCTCCGCCCGCCGCCTCGCGCGGTGACGGCGGCACGGGGCTCGCTCCCGCCTGA
- a CDS encoding IS30 family transposase — MRAQGVSRRQAARRVSVHVRTARDWDRGVLSRGHTRIYPDGRKVDYRTGETTAVTPPIGPSMAVVEAVLHPRFLTLVEREQIADLRRRGESFRAIGRALGRPASTIMREISARSVDGIYLPHRAHRSWASGRSRPRQAKLARHGRLRDYVAGRLAEQWSPEQICHALVREFPDDESMRVSVETIYQAIYVQARGGLRREVADALRTGRTRRKPHRAPEQRTPRFVDEMVMISERPAEVADRAVPGHWEGDLIVGTGSRSAIVTLVERSTRYVMLGHLPGGHTAEEVRDVLVPLIGSLPAHLRGSLTWDQGCEMAAHQQFSIATGVPVYFCDPHSPWQRGSNENTNGLLRQYFPKGTDLSVHSPADLEHVAQQLNARPRKTLDWGTPAERLRDLLTTT, encoded by the coding sequence TTGCGCGCTCAGGGAGTCAGCCGACGGCAGGCCGCTCGGCGTGTCAGCGTGCACGTGCGCACTGCTCGGGACTGGGATCGGGGCGTGCTCTCGCGAGGTCATACCCGGATCTATCCCGACGGCCGGAAGGTGGACTACCGCACCGGTGAGACCACGGCGGTCACCCCGCCGATCGGGCCGTCGATGGCCGTCGTGGAGGCCGTGCTGCACCCTCGGTTCCTGACCCTGGTCGAGCGTGAGCAGATCGCCGATCTGCGCCGTCGAGGTGAGTCGTTTCGCGCGATCGGGCGGGCACTGGGTCGGCCCGCGTCCACGATCATGCGTGAGATCAGCGCCAGGTCCGTCGACGGCATCTACCTTCCGCACCGCGCGCACCGGTCGTGGGCCTCGGGCAGGTCGCGGCCCCGGCAGGCCAAGCTCGCCCGGCACGGTCGCCTGCGTGACTACGTCGCGGGCAGGCTTGCCGAGCAGTGGTCTCCCGAGCAGATCTGTCACGCTCTGGTCCGGGAGTTCCCGGACGACGAGAGCATGCGGGTGAGCGTGGAGACGATCTACCAGGCGATCTACGTCCAGGCCCGCGGCGGTTTGCGCCGGGAGGTCGCCGACGCGCTGCGCACCGGGCGCACCCGCCGCAAGCCCCACCGGGCGCCCGAGCAGCGCACGCCTCGGTTCGTCGATGAGATGGTGATGATCTCCGAGCGGCCGGCCGAGGTCGCCGACCGGGCGGTGCCCGGGCACTGGGAGGGCGACCTGATCGTCGGGACGGGGTCGCGCTCGGCGATCGTGACCCTGGTCGAGCGCTCGACCCGTTACGTGATGCTCGGGCACCTGCCCGGCGGGCACACCGCCGAAGAGGTCCGCGATGTGCTGGTCCCGCTGATCGGGTCTCTGCCGGCGCACCTGCGCGGGTCGCTGACCTGGGACCAGGGCTGTGAGATGGCCGCCCACCAGCAGTTCAGCATCGCGACCGGGGTCCCGGTCTACTTCTGCGACCCGCACTCGCCCTGGCAGCGCGGGTCGAACGAGAACACCAACGGTCTGCTGCGCCAGTACTTCCCCAAGGGCACCGACCTGTCCGTCCACTCACCGGCCGACCTCGAGCACGTCGCTCAACAGCTCAACGCCCGACCACGCAAGACGCTCGACTGGGGCACCCCAGCCGAGCGCCTGCGTGATCTACTGACGACCACGTAG
- a CDS encoding beta-1,3-glucanase family protein, whose amino-acid sequence MRRIIRGAALAAGALALLAGPGVVAPAQATGPDVLPITVANQTGLGDQVHLYVLGTDLATGKLGWVDAVGAFHAWPAGSNPPSPAPDVSINGTATGGSTTVKVPRGFSGRIYFSFGETLPFSLTPDGLVQPAPWASGDPTSDILFDWSELTYNDAGLWINSSQVDMFAVPHAVTVTGSDGTTSTTGQMVAGGREQVVQTLQADPAWAKTVVTRDDGTVLRVLAPGKAASAGLLDAGYLDPAIASAWSAYSTRSLTVAPFSNQPSVTFTGRTSGGVLRFTDTSGAQVATFSQPSSADVWGCDGALAAPNDQVVGPIARTLCAALNRGTLGTSTLEPVTDGTQFYRTTPVNLYAKAVHASMADGRAYAFAFDDVGAFESLVHAGDPTSARIDLSPLTGATSGDDTGTGDGTGSGTGSGSGSDSGSDSGSGSGSGDSSGDTSGTVAIVSAWNGKCLDVPAWNFGDGVRVQLWDCAGSTNQQWQLVDGTVRTQNGQCLDVAWGAVGDGAPVQIATCSGSPAQQWVLSDAGDLVNPQAGRCLDVTDWNAANGARLQIWTCAGTANQKWSAA is encoded by the coding sequence ATGCGCAGAATCATCCGAGGAGCGGCCCTGGCCGCGGGGGCGCTCGCCCTGCTCGCGGGGCCGGGGGTCGTCGCACCGGCGCAGGCCACCGGACCCGACGTGCTGCCGATCACGGTGGCCAACCAGACCGGTCTCGGCGACCAGGTCCACCTGTACGTGCTCGGCACCGACCTCGCCACCGGCAAGCTCGGCTGGGTCGATGCGGTCGGCGCGTTCCACGCCTGGCCCGCGGGCAGCAACCCGCCGTCACCCGCACCCGACGTCTCGATCAACGGCACCGCGACCGGCGGCAGCACCACCGTGAAGGTGCCGCGCGGGTTCTCCGGGCGCATCTACTTCTCGTTCGGGGAGACGCTGCCGTTCTCGCTCACGCCCGACGGGCTCGTGCAGCCCGCGCCGTGGGCGTCCGGCGACCCGACCTCCGACATCCTGTTCGACTGGAGCGAGCTCACCTACAACGACGCCGGGCTGTGGATCAACAGCTCGCAGGTCGACATGTTCGCCGTGCCGCACGCCGTGACGGTGACCGGCTCGGACGGGACGACGTCGACGACCGGGCAGATGGTCGCGGGCGGTCGTGAGCAGGTCGTGCAGACGCTGCAGGCCGACCCGGCGTGGGCGAAGACCGTCGTCACGCGGGACGACGGCACCGTGCTGCGCGTCCTCGCACCGGGCAAGGCGGCCAGCGCCGGCCTGCTCGACGCCGGCTACCTCGACCCGGCGATCGCCTCGGCGTGGTCCGCCTACTCCACGCGGTCGCTGACCGTCGCACCGTTCAGCAACCAGCCGTCCGTGACGTTCACCGGCCGCACGTCGGGCGGCGTGCTGCGGTTCACCGACACCTCGGGCGCCCAGGTCGCGACCTTCTCCCAGCCGTCCTCGGCGGATGTGTGGGGCTGCGACGGTGCGCTCGCGGCGCCGAACGACCAGGTCGTCGGTCCGATCGCACGGACGCTGTGCGCCGCCCTCAACCGCGGCACGCTCGGCACCAGCACCCTCGAGCCCGTGACCGACGGCACGCAGTTCTACCGGACCACCCCGGTCAACCTGTACGCCAAGGCCGTCCACGCCTCGATGGCCGACGGTCGTGCCTACGCGTTCGCGTTCGACGACGTCGGCGCGTTCGAGTCGCTCGTGCACGCCGGCGACCCGACCAGCGCGCGCATCGACCTCTCTCCGCTGACCGGCGCGACGAGCGGCGACGACACCGGAACGGGTGACGGCACCGGCTCGGGCACCGGCTCTGGCTCTGGCTCGGACTCGGGCTCGGACTCTGGCTCTGGCTCGGGGTCGGGCGACAGCTCGGGGGACACGTCCGGCACGGTCGCGATCGTCAGCGCGTGGAACGGCAAGTGCCTCGACGTGCCCGCGTGGAACTTCGGTGACGGCGTGCGCGTCCAGCTGTGGGACTGCGCCGGCAGCACCAACCAGCAGTGGCAGCTCGTCGACGGCACGGTCCGCACGCAGAACGGTCAGTGCCTCGACGTCGCGTGGGGAGCGGTCGGCGACGGTGCTCCCGTGCAGATCGCGACCTGCTCGGGCAGCCCGGCGCAGCAGTGGGTGCTCTCCGACGCCGGTGACCTGGTGAACCCCCAGGCCGGCCGGTGCCTCGACGTGACGGACTGGAACGCCGCCAACGGTGCACGGCTGCAGATCTGGACCTGCGCCGGCACGGCCAACCAGAAGTGGTCCGCCGCCTGA
- a CDS encoding amidohydrolase family protein has product MSDTVVDAHLHVWKPDAVHYPWLAGQHTPLARPFLLPDVTPDLDQQGVHRVVLVQSADNRADCELLLLQALSSPRVAGVVAWVPLTSTPDAAALLDAWRREPVVGVTHRVQDEADPQWLLRPDVHDGLRLLAERGLTFDVPAHTPQLLRQVVELADRHPDLTIVVGHLGMPPLATLRAGEHRDWERWSSLIGDVAAAPHVVAKLTGLPQAAGPGWDAAHLRPAVERALTAFGPSRLMLGSDWPTSLLGADSYATAWSALVGTLDEVGSDGRAAVLGGTADRVYGLVRATSAL; this is encoded by the coding sequence ATGTCCGACACCGTCGTGGACGCCCACCTGCACGTGTGGAAGCCCGACGCCGTCCACTACCCGTGGCTGGCCGGCCAGCACACGCCGCTCGCCCGCCCATTCCTCCTGCCGGACGTCACCCCGGACCTCGACCAGCAGGGCGTGCACCGGGTGGTGCTCGTGCAGTCGGCGGACAACCGGGCCGACTGCGAGCTGCTGCTGCTCCAGGCGTTGTCGTCGCCACGCGTCGCCGGGGTCGTCGCCTGGGTGCCGCTCACCTCCACGCCCGACGCGGCCGCCCTGCTCGACGCCTGGCGCCGCGAACCCGTCGTCGGTGTGACGCACCGCGTCCAGGACGAGGCCGACCCGCAGTGGCTGCTGCGCCCCGACGTGCACGACGGGCTCCGGCTGCTCGCGGAGCGCGGGCTGACGTTCGACGTGCCCGCGCACACCCCGCAGCTGCTGCGTCAGGTCGTCGAGCTGGCCGACCGGCACCCCGACCTCACGATCGTCGTGGGGCACCTCGGGATGCCGCCGCTGGCCACGCTGCGTGCCGGCGAGCACCGCGACTGGGAACGGTGGTCTTCGCTGATCGGTGACGTCGCCGCAGCCCCGCACGTGGTCGCGAAACTGACCGGCCTCCCGCAGGCCGCCGGGCCCGGGTGGGACGCCGCCCACCTGCGCCCGGCGGTCGAGCGGGCGCTGACCGCGTTCGGCCCGTCCCGGCTCATGCTCGGCTCGGACTGGCCGACGTCGCTGCTCGGTGCGGACTCCTACGCGACGGCCTGGTCTGCCCTCGTCGGCACGCTCGACGAGGTCGGCTCCGACGGCCGCGCGGCGGTGCTCGGCGGCACGGCCGACCGCGTGTACGGCCTGGTCCGGGCGACCTCGGCCCTCTGA
- a CDS encoding AI-2E family transporter, with translation MNPQLPRWAVALGAWSARLLLGAGALAVAVWIGVQVQLVLVALFLGLVLTAVLRPLATFYRRHVPAAAATVLSLLSLVAAVGVLVVITTVGLAGSWYLLLERLETGIVRLSAIGAGLGLPVDVDEHDVEALSSTVLDLVGTHGPTIAGHALGVVGTAVTAGMVVALGVFCAVCFLTGGERMWAWFVGQLPRGSRPAWRTAGEIAWSTFGGYTRGSVLAAVAVGGLGFAVLVLLGVPLAAPLGVLVFIGAFVPLIGAPGAMVVAMLVALAANGFWNAVAVGVAIALVGQVEGHVLQPLILGKHVSLHPIVVGVGVSAGTVVAGILGAIVAVPVIGVTWAVFSALRTPPEPDDVPAEQHPGDGTSEAVAALA, from the coding sequence GTGAACCCGCAGCTCCCTCGTTGGGCCGTGGCCCTCGGCGCCTGGTCCGCACGCCTCCTGCTGGGTGCGGGCGCGCTCGCCGTCGCCGTGTGGATCGGCGTGCAGGTCCAGCTCGTGCTCGTCGCGCTCTTCCTCGGTCTCGTGCTGACCGCCGTGCTGCGCCCGCTCGCGACCTTCTACCGCCGCCACGTGCCGGCCGCCGCGGCCACGGTGCTCTCGCTGCTCTCGCTCGTCGCCGCGGTGGGCGTGCTCGTGGTGATCACCACGGTCGGCCTGGCGGGGTCCTGGTACCTCCTGCTCGAACGGCTCGAGACGGGGATCGTGCGCCTCTCCGCGATCGGCGCCGGGCTCGGCCTGCCGGTCGACGTCGACGAGCACGACGTCGAAGCGCTCAGCTCGACCGTGCTCGACCTGGTCGGCACGCACGGGCCGACCATCGCCGGGCACGCTCTCGGCGTCGTGGGCACCGCGGTCACGGCGGGCATGGTGGTCGCGCTCGGGGTGTTCTGCGCCGTGTGCTTCCTCACCGGCGGCGAGCGCATGTGGGCATGGTTCGTCGGCCAGCTGCCGCGTGGTTCTCGCCCGGCCTGGCGGACGGCCGGTGAGATCGCCTGGTCGACGTTCGGCGGGTACACGCGCGGCTCGGTCCTCGCCGCGGTGGCCGTCGGCGGGCTGGGGTTCGCGGTCCTCGTGCTGCTCGGGGTGCCGTTGGCCGCACCGCTCGGCGTGCTCGTCTTCATCGGCGCGTTCGTGCCGCTCATCGGTGCACCGGGCGCGATGGTCGTCGCGATGCTCGTCGCGCTGGCGGCGAACGGGTTCTGGAACGCGGTGGCCGTCGGGGTGGCGATCGCGCTGGTCGGGCAGGTCGAGGGGCACGTGCTGCAGCCGCTGATCCTCGGCAAGCACGTCTCGCTGCACCCGATCGTCGTGGGCGTCGGGGTCAGCGCGGGGACGGTCGTCGCGGGGATCCTCGGCGCGATCGTCGCGGTGCCCGTGATCGGCGTGACGTGGGCCGTGTTCAGCGCGCTGCGCACCCCGCCCGAGCCGGACGACGTGCCGGCCGAGCAGCACCCCGGGGACGGCACGTCGGAGGCGGTCGCCGCGCTCGCCTGA